From the Planctomycetia bacterium genome, one window contains:
- a CDS encoding FAD-linked oxidase C-terminal domain-containing protein produces RGSISAEHGVGQQKREAIKARKSPVEMELMQRVKDALDPQGIMNPGKVL; encoded by the coding sequence GCGCGGCTCGATCTCCGCCGAGCACGGCGTCGGCCAGCAGAAGCGCGAAGCGATCAAGGCGCGGAAATCCCCGGTGGAGATGGAGTTGATGCAGCGCGTAAAGGACGCGCTCGACCCGCAGGGGATCATGAATCCGGGCAAGGTGCTGTAG